The Longimicrobiaceae bacterium genome includes a region encoding these proteins:
- the mraY gene encoding phospho-N-acetylmuramoyl-pentapeptide-transferase — protein sequence MLYHLCVRLADYWMIFNLFRYQTFRAAGAVVTAFVVAVYFGPAVISRLRMLKVGQVVRTEGPQTHLGKSGTPTMGGVLIVLATVVPTLLWADLTNWYTWAAMIVLVWLGGLGFMDDYLKIVRKKTEGLVGRYKIVGQVSIGLLLGIVLIWHPFSQQVPATWTQIPFFKTFHLNFYWFAYPIWVVFIITAFSNAVNLTDGLDGLAAGLSAIAALTFGIFAYVLGRVDTSDYLNLFYLPGSGELTIFCVALAGACMGFLWFNAHPAEVFMGDTGSLAIGGVLGAISVLLKAEFLLAIVGGVFVAETVSVAAQTVYFKYTKKTTGTGRRIFRMAPLHHHFEQIGWHENRVIIRFWIAGIICAMFAFATLKIR from the coding sequence GTGCTCTACCACTTGTGTGTTCGACTCGCCGACTACTGGATGATCTTCAACCTCTTCCGCTACCAGACGTTCCGGGCGGCGGGGGCGGTGGTCACGGCGTTCGTGGTGGCGGTCTACTTCGGGCCGGCTGTCATCTCCCGGCTGCGCATGCTCAAGGTGGGCCAGGTCGTCCGCACCGAGGGCCCGCAGACGCACCTGGGCAAGAGCGGGACTCCGACGATGGGCGGCGTGTTGATCGTGCTCGCCACGGTGGTGCCCACGCTGCTCTGGGCGGACCTGACCAACTGGTACACGTGGGCGGCCATGATCGTCCTGGTCTGGCTGGGCGGGCTGGGCTTCATGGACGACTACCTCAAGATCGTCCGCAAGAAGACGGAAGGGCTGGTGGGCCGCTACAAGATCGTGGGCCAGGTTTCCATCGGCCTGCTGCTGGGGATCGTGCTCATCTGGCACCCGTTCAGCCAGCAGGTGCCGGCCACGTGGACGCAGATCCCCTTCTTCAAGACTTTCCACCTGAACTTCTACTGGTTCGCGTACCCCATCTGGGTCGTGTTCATCATCACCGCCTTCTCGAACGCGGTGAACCTGACCGACGGGCTGGACGGCCTGGCCGCCGGGCTCTCGGCCATCGCGGCGCTCACGTTCGGGATCTTCGCGTACGTGCTGGGCCGCGTGGACACGTCGGACTACCTGAACCTCTTCTACCTGCCGGGCTCGGGCGAGCTGACCATCTTCTGCGTGGCGCTGGCGGGGGCCTGCATGGGGTTCCTCTGGTTCAACGCGCACCCGGCCGAGGTGTTCATGGGCGACACGGGGTCTCTGGCCATCGGCGGCGTGCTTGGCGCCATCTCGGTGCTGCTCAAGGCGGAGTTCCTGCTCGCCATCGTGGGCGGCGTCTTCGTGGCCGAGACGGTGTCGGTGGCCGCGCAGACGGTCTACTTCAAGTACACGAAGAAGACGACGGGCACGGGGCGCCGCATCTTCCGCATGGCGCCGCTGCACCACCACTTCGAGCAGATCGGGTGGCACGAGAACCGGGTGATCATCCGCTTCTGGATCGCGGGGATCATCTGCGCGATGTTCGCCTTCGCCACGCTCAAGATCCGATGA
- a CDS encoding Mur ligase family protein, whose amino-acid sequence MTLPLAGQTVGILGLARSGLAAARLALARGAHVYASDLGDTPATREAAEQVRALGGEADAGSHDAEKLGRCDRIVLSPGIPRTVPILRDPRVAHVPVQAEVEFAFALLDAPVIAITGTNGKTTVTALLSHLLTEAGKDAPAGGNIGIALSELALRDTPPDVAVVEVSSFQLADIDKFAPAMGILTNLAPDHLDRYASLEEYYGDKARLFRNATADSIWILNGEDETARELPGDAPGTRYYFRVASQLSADEMGGFVSDDGVLTLRL is encoded by the coding sequence ATGACCCTTCCGCTGGCCGGGCAGACCGTGGGCATATTGGGCCTCGCACGAAGCGGCCTGGCCGCCGCGCGCCTGGCGCTGGCCCGCGGCGCGCACGTGTACGCCAGCGACCTGGGCGACACGCCCGCCACGCGCGAGGCCGCGGAGCAGGTGCGCGCCCTGGGCGGCGAGGCGGACGCGGGCAGCCACGACGCGGAGAAGCTCGGCAGATGCGACCGCATCGTCCTCTCCCCCGGCATCCCGCGCACGGTGCCCATCCTGCGCGATCCGCGCGTGGCCCACGTGCCCGTGCAGGCGGAGGTGGAGTTCGCGTTCGCGCTGCTGGACGCCCCCGTGATCGCCATCACCGGCACGAACGGGAAGACGACCGTCACCGCGCTGCTCTCGCATCTCCTGACCGAGGCCGGCAAGGACGCGCCGGCCGGCGGCAACATCGGCATCGCGCTGTCGGAGCTTGCTTTGCGCGACACGCCGCCGGACGTCGCCGTCGTCGAAGTCTCCTCTTTCCAGCTCGCGGACATCGACAAGTTCGCGCCTGCGATGGGCATCCTGACCAACCTGGCGCCCGACCATCTCGACCGGTACGCCAGCCTGGAGGAATACTACGGCGACAAGGCGCGCCTCTTCCGCAACGCCACCGCGGACAGCATCTGGATCCTGAACGGGGAAGACGAGACGGCCCGCGAGCTTCCGGGAGATGCGCCCGGGACGCGCTACTACTTCCGCGTCGCGAGCCAGCTTTCCGCCGATGAGATGGGCGGCTTCGTCTCGGACGACGGCGTGCTGACGCTCCGCCTC